From the genome of Acidimicrobiales bacterium, one region includes:
- a CDS encoding AMP-binding protein, whose product MDVLAMHTAADPDKTAVIDGERVMNRREFNTLVNQYADVLLGAGVRAGEKVLWVGQNSLEVVAINHAARKVGAVCVPMNYRLAPDEAQYVIDNCDAVVVLFDIEQTDQLATIVEDCNRVRAWYCFRSQGQAPAWSQDFDALAAAASTDEPVPVGEDETAGTTMIYTSGTTGKPKGTVRRTEASKHTGDLIGMLGWGPDDVYLSTGPLYHSAPLGFMMVVQQLGGSVVVQRHFDPEEWLALVEKHKVTTTFSAPTPVRRAVDLPLETIKQYDCSSMRVLLANAAPWAFELKKKYIERIDDKSLFEIYGSTELGVNTILLPDEQMRKPGSCGRPAPGVDIKLFDDDGNEVTEPMVPGELFVLSDATFATYYKDPDKYEKGKRPDGYMSVGDIAYRDDEGFYYICDRKNDMIISGGVNIYPAEIEAVLIAHPDIADAAVFGIPDDEWGEAVHCVVTTYDGSDVDQAELEAFCREHLAGYKVPRSHASMKEIPRSASGKILKRELREPYWEGRSSRVG is encoded by the coding sequence GTGGACGTTCTCGCTATGCACACCGCCGCCGACCCGGACAAGACCGCCGTCATCGACGGCGAGCGGGTCATGAACCGGCGGGAGTTCAACACGCTGGTCAACCAGTACGCCGACGTGCTGCTCGGCGCTGGCGTGCGCGCCGGCGAGAAGGTGCTGTGGGTCGGGCAGAACTCCCTCGAGGTCGTCGCCATCAATCACGCGGCCCGCAAAGTGGGCGCGGTGTGCGTGCCGATGAACTACCGGCTGGCGCCCGACGAGGCGCAGTACGTCATCGACAACTGCGACGCCGTCGTCGTGCTGTTCGACATCGAGCAGACGGACCAGCTGGCCACGATCGTCGAGGACTGCAACCGCGTGCGCGCCTGGTACTGCTTCCGCTCTCAGGGCCAGGCACCGGCGTGGTCGCAGGACTTCGACGCGCTGGCCGCCGCGGCGTCGACGGATGAGCCGGTGCCGGTCGGCGAAGACGAGACGGCGGGCACGACGATGATCTATACGTCGGGCACGACCGGCAAGCCGAAGGGCACGGTGCGGCGCACCGAGGCGAGCAAGCACACCGGCGACCTCATCGGGATGCTCGGCTGGGGTCCTGACGACGTGTACCTCTCGACCGGTCCGCTGTACCACTCGGCACCGCTGGGCTTCATGATGGTGGTGCAGCAACTCGGCGGCTCGGTCGTCGTGCAGCGCCATTTCGACCCTGAGGAATGGCTGGCGCTCGTCGAAAAGCACAAGGTGACGACGACGTTCTCGGCGCCGACGCCGGTGCGCCGCGCCGTGGACCTGCCGCTCGAGACGATCAAGCAGTACGACTGCTCCTCGATGCGGGTGCTGCTGGCCAACGCCGCGCCGTGGGCCTTCGAGCTGAAGAAGAAGTACATCGAGCGCATCGACGACAAGTCGCTGTTCGAGATCTACGGCTCGACGGAACTGGGCGTCAACACGATCCTGCTGCCCGACGAGCAAATGCGAAAGCCCGGTTCGTGCGGCCGGCCGGCGCCGGGTGTCGACATCAAGCTGTTCGACGACGACGGCAACGAGGTGACCGAGCCGATGGTGCCCGGCGAACTCTTCGTGCTCAGCGACGCCACCTTCGCCACCTATTACAAGGACCCGGACAAGTACGAGAAGGGCAAGCGGCCCGACGGCTACATGTCCGTCGGCGACATCGCCTACCGCGACGACGAAGGCTTCTATTACATCTGCGACCGCAAGAACGACATGATCATCTCGGGCGGCGTGAACATCTATCCCGCCGAGATCGAAGCGGTCCTCATCGCCCACCCGGACATCGCGGATGCCGCGGTGTTCGGCATCCCCGACGACGAGTGGGGCGAAGCGGTGCACTGCGTCGTCACTACCTACGACGGCAGCGACGTCGACCAAGCGGAACTCGAGGCGTTCTGCCGCGAGCACCTCGCGGGCTACAAGGTGCCGCGCTCGCACGCGTCGATGAAAGAGATCCCGCGCAGCGCGTCGGGCAAGATCCTCAAGCGCGAACTGCGCGAGCCGTACTGGGAGGGCCGGTCATCGCGCGTGGGGTAG
- a CDS encoding DsbA family protein — MIEVFADVWCPFAYVGLQIVRARRDEFAPDVAIHVRAWPLELVNGAPMDVGKTTRNVAALRQQLDVGLFAGFDPAHFPTTTLPALAAAAAATRAGHGEAASFRLREALWEEGRDIGDEAQAAMLAAEFGAEITAADRQSVLDDWHEGQQRGVQGSPHFFCGGNDVFCPSLALARDDDGVLHVAPDPSRLEAFLSSCWS, encoded by the coding sequence GTGATTGAGGTCTTCGCCGACGTCTGGTGCCCGTTTGCCTATGTCGGTCTGCAGATCGTGCGGGCGCGGCGCGACGAGTTCGCTCCGGACGTGGCGATTCACGTGCGGGCGTGGCCCCTCGAGTTGGTCAACGGCGCGCCAATGGACGTGGGCAAGACGACGCGCAACGTCGCGGCGTTGCGTCAGCAACTCGACGTCGGTCTGTTCGCAGGCTTCGACCCCGCGCACTTCCCTACGACGACGCTGCCCGCGCTCGCGGCGGCCGCGGCGGCGACGCGAGCCGGACACGGTGAAGCGGCCAGCTTCCGCCTGCGGGAGGCCCTGTGGGAGGAAGGTCGCGACATCGGCGACGAAGCGCAAGCCGCGATGCTCGCCGCCGAGTTCGGCGCCGAGATCACCGCCGCCGATCGCCAGTCAGTGCTCGACGACTGGCACGAGGGTCAACAGCGCGGCGTGCAGGGGTCGCCGCACTTCTTCTGCGGCGGCAACGACGTGTTCTGCCCCAGCCTGGCGCTGGCGCGCGACGACGACGGTGTGCTGCACGTGGCGCCCGACCCGTCGCGGCTCGAAGCGTTCCTCAGTTCCTGTTGGTCCTGA
- a CDS encoding GPGG-motif small membrane protein → MLLWLIAVAIAIAGVVQVIQGQILFGIILFIVACLVGPGGYSIFRSRSV, encoded by the coding sequence ATGCTTCTGTGGCTCATCGCTGTGGCAATCGCAATCGCCGGTGTCGTGCAGGTGATCCAGGGTCAGATCCTCTTCGGCATCATCCTGTTCATCGTGGCCTGCCTGGTCGGTCCCGGCGGCTACAGCATTTTCCGAAGTCGTAGCGTCTAA
- a CDS encoding PaaI family thioesterase, with the protein MRKTPPMGKDMDRWLGDGGMPVIAAIGGSIDEYGEGWCAGTWTPTKMACNPHDGVQAGVYAVMLDAAMNFAINASLEGKDRTRATLEMKTDCMKGAVLGEKLTVRGSLDRMTKVIAFSSAEIRNEKDELICRSTGTFMIHRADG; encoded by the coding sequence ATGCGCAAGACTCCGCCCATGGGCAAGGACATGGATCGGTGGTTGGGCGACGGCGGCATGCCCGTCATCGCCGCGATCGGCGGCAGCATCGACGAATACGGCGAAGGTTGGTGCGCCGGCACGTGGACCCCGACGAAGATGGCGTGCAACCCCCACGACGGCGTGCAAGCGGGCGTGTACGCGGTGATGCTCGACGCCGCGATGAACTTCGCCATCAACGCGTCGCTCGAGGGCAAGGACCGCACGCGCGCGACGCTCGAGATGAAGACCGACTGCATGAAAGGCGCGGTCCTCGGCGAGAAGCTCACCGTGCGCGGTTCGCTCGACCGGATGACGAAGGTGATCGCGTTCTCTTCGGCCGAGATCCGCAACGAGAAGGACGAACTGATCTGCCGGTCGACGGGCACGTTCATGATCCATCGCGCCGATGGGTGA